In Streptomyces sp. NBC_00414, a single window of DNA contains:
- a CDS encoding TetR/AcrR family transcriptional regulator yields the protein MASQTGAGRTNQKQRTRTAILTAARELIDAGAEMTMPAIARAALVSEATAYRYFADLPSLISEALAGAWPSPEEALAPVADSADPVERIAFACEYLLRGILAKQGSVRAMIAATVTRPEAVAARPGIRFGLIDQALLPLEGTLGAADPDAFAQLKRGLAVVVSAEALFVLTDLCRLEADEAVASAVRTAVALTRAAVPPVA from the coding sequence ATGGCGAGCCAGACCGGTGCCGGCCGCACCAACCAGAAACAGCGCACGCGGACGGCGATCCTGACGGCCGCCCGGGAGTTGATAGACGCGGGTGCCGAGATGACCATGCCCGCGATCGCCCGCGCCGCACTGGTCTCGGAGGCCACCGCCTACCGGTACTTCGCCGACCTTCCCTCACTGATCAGTGAGGCACTCGCCGGTGCCTGGCCGTCTCCGGAGGAGGCGCTCGCGCCGGTGGCCGACTCCGCCGACCCCGTCGAACGCATCGCGTTCGCCTGCGAGTACCTGCTCCGCGGCATCCTCGCCAAGCAGGGTTCGGTACGGGCGATGATCGCCGCCACCGTCACCCGCCCCGAGGCGGTCGCCGCACGCCCCGGAATCCGCTTCGGGCTCATCGACCAGGCGCTCCTCCCGCTGGAGGGCACGCTCGGTGCGGCCGACCCGGACGCGTTCGCCCAGCTCAAGCGCGGCCTGGCGGTGGTGGTGAGCGCCGAGGCCCTCTTCGTACTCACCGATCTGTGCCGGCTCGAAGCCGACGAAGCCGTCGCCAGCGCCGTGCGCACCGCGGTCGCACTCACCCGCGCCGCCGTCCCCCCGGTCGCATAA
- a CDS encoding AMP-dependent synthetase/ligase → MTTEPSPQTPVPAEQTLPLLLERNARLYAELPALSWQTPEGSGPGGGRPEGGRSEGGRPQGGGPDGTGPDGAEPGEGGWTTLTWAQVREHTTRLAAGYAALGVGRGDHVLLMMANRPEHWLSDLALVRLGAVPVTVYGTSAPEQVTHIARNCRARVAVVEGAAQVDLWEPLLADAAVPLDRLVVVEADAIGGHFPYAALGREPIPEQFGKALDAARPDDPLTVVYTSGTTGEPKGVVLNHRHVLADASALDDVVELPPHVEHICYLPFAHIAERMLGIYLPCHRASHVHLCADPTGVAETVRKVRPAQFFGVPRVWEKLAAAVRAVLSLLPTEQRAAIEEAGRVAREHVGYRERGERPTAELEAAYARQRAEVLEPLLAAGGLDRITWAASASAPMSIDVVRFWAGFGIVIMDAWGLTETTGVATTNSPRTGFRLGSVGRPVSSVEVRVAADGEIEVRGSTVCSGYLREDGTVRSVVDEEGWLRTGDIGRLDEDGYLWLTDRKKEMIVTSTGKNVSPALVENALKEHPLIGQALVHGDNRSYLVALLVLDAETAPAWAAAHGIDGDTGPAALAAHPAVREEVDRAVAAANARLNRTEQVKRYRLLSEEWGPATGELTPSLKMKRRVIRDKYAAALGELYED, encoded by the coding sequence GTGACAACCGAACCTTCCCCGCAAACCCCCGTCCCCGCCGAACAGACCCTGCCGCTGCTGCTGGAACGCAACGCGCGTCTGTACGCCGAACTCCCTGCCCTGTCCTGGCAGACCCCGGAGGGCAGCGGACCGGGCGGCGGCCGACCGGAGGGTGGCCGATCGGAGGGCGGCCGACCGCAGGGCGGCGGACCGGACGGGACCGGACCCGACGGCGCCGAACCGGGCGAGGGCGGCTGGACGACGCTGACCTGGGCGCAGGTCCGCGAGCACACCACCCGCCTCGCGGCCGGCTACGCGGCACTCGGTGTCGGCCGCGGCGACCACGTGCTGCTCATGATGGCCAACCGGCCCGAACACTGGCTCTCCGACCTGGCCCTCGTGCGACTCGGTGCCGTACCCGTCACCGTCTACGGCACCTCCGCCCCCGAACAGGTCACCCACATCGCCCGCAACTGCCGGGCCCGGGTGGCCGTGGTCGAGGGTGCCGCGCAAGTGGACCTGTGGGAGCCGCTGTTGGCGGACGCCGCCGTCCCGCTCGACCGGCTCGTGGTCGTGGAGGCCGACGCGATCGGAGGACACTTCCCCTACGCCGCCCTGGGCCGGGAGCCGATTCCGGAGCAGTTCGGGAAAGCTCTGGACGCCGCACGCCCCGACGACCCGCTGACGGTCGTCTACACCTCGGGCACCACCGGTGAACCCAAGGGCGTCGTCCTGAACCACCGCCATGTGCTGGCCGACGCGTCGGCGCTGGACGACGTGGTCGAACTGCCGCCGCACGTCGAGCACATCTGCTACCTGCCCTTCGCGCACATCGCCGAACGGATGCTCGGCATCTACCTGCCCTGCCACCGCGCCTCGCACGTCCACCTGTGCGCCGACCCCACGGGCGTCGCCGAGACCGTACGCAAGGTGCGTCCCGCCCAGTTCTTCGGCGTGCCGCGCGTCTGGGAGAAGCTCGCGGCCGCCGTCCGGGCCGTGCTGTCGCTGCTGCCCACGGAACAGCGGGCGGCGATCGAGGAGGCCGGCCGGGTGGCCCGCGAGCACGTCGGGTACCGGGAGCGGGGCGAGCGGCCTACCGCCGAACTCGAAGCGGCCTACGCCCGGCAACGGGCCGAGGTCCTTGAGCCCTTGCTGGCCGCGGGCGGCCTCGACCGGATCACCTGGGCGGCCAGCGCCTCGGCCCCCATGTCGATCGACGTGGTGCGGTTCTGGGCCGGTTTCGGCATCGTGATCATGGATGCGTGGGGGCTCACGGAGACCACGGGCGTGGCGACCACCAACAGCCCGCGCACCGGCTTCCGGCTGGGTTCGGTGGGGCGTCCCGTCTCCTCGGTGGAGGTCCGCGTCGCCGCGGACGGTGAGATCGAGGTGCGCGGCTCGACGGTGTGCTCCGGCTACCTGCGCGAGGACGGCACGGTGCGGTCGGTGGTGGACGAGGAGGGCTGGCTCCGTACCGGCGACATCGGCCGTCTCGACGAGGACGGCTACCTGTGGCTCACCGACCGCAAGAAGGAAATGATCGTCACGTCGACGGGCAAGAACGTGTCCCCGGCGCTGGTGGAGAACGCCCTCAAGGAGCACCCTCTGATCGGCCAGGCACTGGTGCACGGCGACAACCGCTCCTACCTGGTGGCGCTGTTGGTCCTCGACGCGGAGACGGCGCCCGCCTGGGCGGCGGCCCACGGCATCGACGGGGACACCGGCCCTGCCGCACTGGCGGCGCATCCGGCCGTACGGGAAGAGGTGGACCGGGCGGTGGCGGCGGCCAACGCGCGGCTGAACCGAACCGAGCAGGTCAAGCGGTACCGGCTGCTCTCGGAGGAGTGGGGTCCGGCCACGGGGGAGCTCACGCCGTCGCTGAAGATGAAGCGCCGGGTCATCCGGGACAAGTACGCCGCCGCGCTGGGGGAGTTGTACGAGGACTGA
- a CDS encoding aldehyde dehydrogenase family protein, producing MTGTDEDAGPRPATFTVHSPAGGDPLGEHPVHGPQDVALAVERARTAAAGWAALSAAHRRDHLLRWKRKLASSLDAVAQAIAAETGKPRGDAVLEVILTLEHLDWAARNADRVLRGRRVRGGLLAVNQRATVAHRPLGVIGVIGPWNYPLYTPMGSIGYALAAGNTVVFKPSEHTPGTGVLLAELLASAVPEHAGLLTIVTGAAATGEALARSGVDKVAFTGSPGTARKVMAVCARSLTPLLAECGGKDATIVTVDADLDAAADAVVWGAMSNAGQTCAGVERVYCVREVHALFCRKVVERAEALRVGPVPDADYGPMTTPAQTAVVRRHVDQALAAGARALLGGTASTSNSAPAPASTSVSVSTSGPASGAYVTPVVLVDVPEESAAMTEETFGPVVAINAVASTDEAVQRANASPYALAASVFCHDRRAGAAIAARLRAGAVSVNSVLGFAAVPALPFGGSGESGFGRIHGADGLRAFTAPQSVTVQRFAPPVDLTSFRTPSAARARAVAVARWLHHRR from the coding sequence ATGACCGGCACGGACGAGGACGCGGGGCCCCGCCCCGCCACCTTCACCGTCCACTCCCCCGCCGGCGGCGACCCCCTCGGCGAGCACCCGGTCCACGGTCCGCAGGACGTGGCCCTCGCCGTGGAGCGGGCCCGGACCGCCGCGGCCGGGTGGGCGGCGCTTTCCGCGGCGCACCGCCGCGACCACCTGCTGCGGTGGAAGCGGAAGCTCGCGTCCTCCCTCGACGCCGTCGCTCAGGCCATCGCGGCGGAGACGGGCAAGCCGCGCGGCGACGCGGTACTGGAGGTGATCCTCACTCTGGAGCACCTGGACTGGGCGGCCCGCAACGCCGACCGGGTACTGCGCGGGCGGCGTGTGCGCGGTGGACTCCTGGCGGTCAACCAGCGGGCCACCGTGGCCCATCGGCCGCTCGGCGTGATCGGAGTGATCGGCCCGTGGAACTACCCCCTCTACACACCCATGGGTTCCATCGGTTACGCCCTGGCCGCCGGAAACACCGTGGTGTTCAAGCCGTCCGAGCACACCCCCGGTACGGGCGTACTGCTGGCCGAACTCCTGGCCTCGGCCGTGCCCGAGCACGCCGGTCTGCTGACCATCGTGACCGGTGCGGCGGCTACGGGGGAGGCGCTGGCCCGGTCGGGCGTCGACAAGGTGGCGTTCACCGGCTCCCCCGGCACGGCGCGCAAGGTGATGGCGGTGTGCGCGCGGTCGTTGACGCCCCTCCTCGCCGAGTGCGGCGGCAAGGACGCGACGATCGTCACGGTCGACGCGGACCTGGACGCGGCGGCGGACGCGGTCGTGTGGGGCGCGATGAGCAATGCGGGGCAGACCTGCGCGGGTGTCGAACGCGTCTACTGCGTACGGGAGGTGCACGCCCTGTTCTGCCGCAAGGTGGTCGAGCGGGCCGAGGCACTCCGGGTGGGTCCGGTGCCGGACGCCGACTACGGTCCGATGACGACGCCTGCCCAGACGGCCGTGGTCCGTCGGCACGTGGATCAGGCGCTGGCGGCCGGCGCGCGTGCGCTGCTCGGCGGCACGGCCTCGACCTCCAACTCCGCCCCCGCCCCCGCATCGACCTCGGTATCCGTCTCGACCTCCGGCCCGGCGTCCGGGGCGTATGTCACGCCGGTCGTCCTGGTCGACGTACCGGAGGAGTCGGCGGCGATGACCGAGGAGACGTTCGGGCCGGTCGTGGCGATCAACGCGGTGGCGAGCACGGACGAGGCGGTCCAGCGCGCCAACGCCTCGCCCTACGCGCTGGCCGCCTCGGTGTTCTGCCACGACCGCCGGGCCGGTGCCGCGATCGCCGCCCGGCTGCGGGCCGGGGCGGTGTCCGTCAACTCCGTGCTGGGCTTCGCCGCCGTCCCCGCGCTGCCGTTCGGCGGTTCAGGGGAGTCGGGCTTCGGGCGGATCCACGGCGCGGACGGGCTGCGGGCGTTCACCGCGCCCCAGTCGGTCACGGTGCAGCGCTTCGCCCCGCCGGTCGACCTGACCTCCTTCAGAACTCCTTCGGCCGCCCGGGCACGCGCGGTCGCGGTGGCGCGGTGGCTGCACCATCGGCGCTGA
- a CDS encoding acyl-CoA dehydrogenase family protein, whose product MGSRLTPEQSDFVAAVRDFAKRECGTREQRDALTGGGREPHNTGLYGRLAGLGWLGVCLPEQYGGSGGGLADACLFLEETSYGMVPAGGFVTSVITAKAYERFGTERQKREVLTGVVRGDVLAIAMSEPAAGSDVGALTCRARRDPGGDWLIDGQKTWISNAHIADSILLVARTSGDKHAGLTMFHVPAGTPGVEIRGIETMGGREVNDVYLTGVLLPADAVVGEVDAGWRQLMAGLNHERLFLAATMLGLARRAFDDAVGYVREREQFGRPVGSFQALRHRIADLATEIECTRLLVREVALDCDAEPDRLFPREASMAKLKATETAKRAALDGMQMMGGYGYATEYDMERHLRAAVVSTVYGGTSEIQRDVIGKTYGL is encoded by the coding sequence ATGGGCAGTCGACTCACCCCGGAACAGTCCGACTTCGTCGCGGCGGTCCGCGACTTCGCCAAGCGCGAGTGCGGCACGCGTGAACAACGGGACGCCCTGACCGGGGGCGGCCGAGAGCCCCACAACACCGGGCTCTACGGCAGGCTCGCCGGGCTCGGCTGGCTCGGCGTGTGTCTGCCCGAGCAGTACGGCGGTTCCGGCGGCGGACTGGCCGACGCCTGCCTCTTCCTGGAGGAGACCTCGTACGGAATGGTCCCTGCGGGCGGCTTCGTGACCAGCGTCATCACCGCCAAGGCCTATGAACGGTTCGGTACCGAACGGCAGAAGCGGGAGGTGCTCACCGGAGTCGTTCGGGGCGACGTCCTCGCGATCGCGATGTCCGAGCCCGCCGCCGGCTCGGACGTCGGCGCGCTGACGTGCCGCGCCCGACGGGACCCGGGCGGCGACTGGCTGATCGACGGACAGAAGACGTGGATCTCCAACGCCCACATCGCCGACAGCATCCTGCTCGTGGCCCGGACCTCCGGGGACAAGCACGCCGGACTCACCATGTTCCACGTCCCGGCCGGCACACCCGGCGTGGAGATCCGGGGCATCGAGACCATGGGCGGCCGCGAGGTGAACGACGTCTACCTCACCGGCGTACTGCTGCCCGCCGACGCCGTCGTCGGCGAGGTCGACGCGGGCTGGCGGCAGCTGATGGCCGGGCTCAACCACGAACGGCTCTTCCTCGCCGCCACCATGCTCGGTCTGGCCCGCCGCGCGTTCGACGACGCCGTCGGGTACGTACGCGAGCGTGAGCAGTTCGGCCGTCCCGTCGGCTCGTTCCAGGCCCTGCGGCACAGGATCGCCGACCTCGCCACGGAGATCGAGTGCACCCGTCTGCTGGTGCGCGAGGTCGCCCTTGACTGCGACGCCGAACCGGACCGGCTGTTCCCGCGCGAGGCGTCCATGGCCAAGCTCAAGGCCACCGAGACCGCCAAGCGGGCGGCCCTGGACGGCATGCAGATGATGGGCGGCTACGGGTACGCCACCGAGTACGACATGGAGCGCCATCTGCGCGCCGCGGTCGTCTCCACCGTCTACGGCGGGACGAGCGAGATCCAGCGGGACGTGATCGGCAAGACCTACGGGCTCTGA
- a CDS encoding alpha/beta fold hydrolase: MTSATHTLKLDQGTVDVTVDLRGSEGRPFLLLHGGGGPQTVTPFAGFLAGQRPARVFTPFHPGFGGTDRPEWLTDVPALAQVYAQLLEELDLRDVAVVGNSIGGWIAAELAILGSERVSSVTLVNAVGVRVPGHPIADTFSLAPPELARLSFHDLSKFRFDASALSEEQLAVMAANRVALQVYSGPNYMADPTLTDRLAEVTHPTLVAWGASDQVVDSDYGRAYARAVPGAEFRLLEGTGHMPQTETPEQLLPVVWDFTETHATSRTHN; the protein is encoded by the coding sequence ATGACCAGCGCCACCCACACGCTCAAGCTCGACCAGGGCACCGTCGACGTCACCGTCGACCTGCGGGGGTCGGAAGGGCGCCCCTTCCTGCTGCTGCACGGAGGCGGCGGTCCGCAGACCGTCACCCCGTTCGCGGGTTTCCTGGCCGGGCAGCGGCCCGCCAGGGTCTTCACTCCTTTCCACCCGGGATTCGGCGGCACGGACCGGCCCGAGTGGCTGACCGATGTCCCGGCCCTCGCTCAGGTCTACGCCCAGCTGCTTGAGGAGCTCGATCTGCGGGACGTCGCGGTGGTGGGCAACTCCATCGGCGGCTGGATCGCCGCCGAACTGGCGATCCTGGGCAGCGAGCGGGTCAGCAGTGTGACTCTCGTCAACGCGGTCGGCGTACGCGTGCCGGGTCACCCGATAGCCGACACGTTCTCCCTCGCTCCCCCCGAGCTGGCCCGCCTCTCGTTCCACGACCTCTCGAAGTTCCGCTTCGACGCCAGTGCGCTCTCCGAGGAGCAGCTTGCGGTCATGGCAGCCAACCGTGTCGCGCTGCAGGTCTACTCGGGCCCGAACTACATGGCCGATCCCACACTGACCGACCGCCTGGCCGAGGTCACCCACCCGACCCTGGTCGCCTGGGGCGCGAGCGACCAGGTCGTGGACTCCGACTACGGGCGTGCGTACGCGCGGGCCGTCCCCGGTGCGGAGTTCCGCCTGCTGGAGGGCACGGGCCACATGCCCCAGACCGAGACGCCCGAACAACTCCTGCCGGTGGTGTGGGACTTCACGGAGACGCACGCCACGAGCCGGACACACAACTGA
- a CDS encoding oxygenase MpaB family protein, with amino-acid sequence MGRYSRLHRIERMDPQQDYEEIFRLITEYEFPWDYLQGVSVAFLRDYGVPRISRLLDHTQEFERAGQKRYDDTVLIAHEIVRDGMDSEQGRAAARHLNRIHGRYRIADEDFLYVLATTVVGPKRWIDRFGWRSLSPQETESLALVGRRLGEMMGIAELPVDYAGFARLHDTYERRMFAYDPANRRVAAATMRVVTQWYPNWLRPLVARASLAVLDEPLLAALGFRPQPRRVRTATHRALRARAALVRRMPPRPAWRPYRPKPRSYPFGWTLDDLGPHWSHSRPLRPLPDEDGGNAVHGDGTNAVPGDDGHRPPPADGSPTHQEFR; translated from the coding sequence ATGGGCCGCTACAGCCGGCTCCACCGCATCGAGCGGATGGACCCGCAGCAGGACTACGAGGAGATCTTCCGCCTGATCACCGAGTACGAGTTCCCCTGGGACTATCTCCAGGGCGTCTCGGTCGCCTTCCTGCGCGACTACGGCGTGCCACGCATCTCCCGACTCCTCGACCACACGCAGGAGTTCGAGCGTGCCGGACAGAAGCGGTACGACGACACCGTGCTGATCGCCCACGAGATCGTGCGCGACGGCATGGACTCCGAACAGGGCAGGGCCGCCGCCCGTCATCTCAACCGCATCCACGGCCGCTACCGCATAGCCGACGAGGACTTCCTCTACGTCCTGGCCACGACCGTCGTCGGCCCCAAACGGTGGATCGACCGGTTCGGCTGGCGGTCGTTGTCGCCCCAGGAGACCGAGAGTCTCGCACTGGTGGGGCGGCGCCTGGGCGAGATGATGGGCATCGCCGAACTGCCCGTCGACTACGCGGGTTTCGCCCGCCTCCACGACACCTACGAGCGGCGGATGTTCGCCTACGACCCGGCCAACAGGCGGGTCGCGGCAGCCACGATGAGGGTCGTCACCCAGTGGTACCCGAACTGGCTGCGGCCGTTGGTGGCGCGCGCCTCGCTCGCCGTCCTGGACGAGCCGCTGCTCGCCGCGCTGGGTTTCCGCCCGCAGCCGCGCCGGGTGCGGACCGCCACCCACCGCGCCCTGCGGGCCCGGGCCGCGCTGGTACGCCGTATGCCTCCCCGGCCCGCCTGGCGCCCGTACCGGCCCAAGCCCCGCAGCTACCCGTTCGGCTGGACGCTGGACGACCTGGGTCCGCACTGGTCCCACTCCAGGCCGCTGCGCCCGCTTCCGGACGAGGACGGCGGCAACGCCGTACACGGCGACGGCACGAACGCCGTACCCGGGGACGACGGGCACCGCCCTCCACCGGCCGACGGCAGTCCCACACACCAGGAGTTTCGATGA
- a CDS encoding LLM class F420-dependent oxidoreductase: protein MQLSTPLTYAGDPRAAADRAAALESAGLDAVWVAEAYGFDSPTVMGYLAARTDRVKIGAAVLNVYSRTPALIAQTAAGLDALTGGRALLGLGASGPQVVEGWHGLPYDKPLGRTRETIELARRIWRREVIEHRGITELPLSPEKGGTLGKPLKLLTRPVRDSIPVHVAALGPANVRMTAELADGWLPFLYVPEHAAKVWGGSLAQGAALRDPALGPLSVVAGGLLAVGEDAEAVRDLMRPTVALYVGGMGAPGRNFYHDLVCSYGYEAEAAAIQEHFLAGRKKDAEATVPAELCELVSLAGPEGYVRDRVEAFRESGVTMLNVTPVGPEPARLVERVKEWL from the coding sequence ATGCAACTGTCCACACCCCTGACCTACGCGGGAGACCCGCGCGCCGCCGCGGACCGGGCCGCCGCACTGGAGTCGGCCGGTCTCGACGCGGTCTGGGTGGCCGAGGCCTACGGCTTCGACTCCCCGACGGTCATGGGATATCTCGCCGCCAGGACCGACCGCGTGAAGATCGGCGCGGCTGTTCTCAACGTCTACTCCCGCACCCCGGCGCTCATCGCGCAGACCGCCGCCGGACTGGACGCCCTCACCGGCGGTCGCGCGCTGCTCGGCCTCGGCGCCTCCGGACCCCAGGTCGTCGAGGGCTGGCACGGCCTTCCCTACGACAAGCCGCTCGGCCGTACCCGCGAGACGATAGAACTGGCCCGCCGGATCTGGCGCCGCGAGGTGATCGAGCACCGCGGCATCACCGAGTTGCCCCTGTCCCCGGAGAAGGGCGGCACACTCGGCAAGCCGCTGAAGCTCCTGACACGGCCCGTGCGCGACAGCATCCCGGTGCACGTCGCCGCCCTCGGGCCTGCCAACGTCCGGATGACCGCCGAACTCGCCGACGGCTGGCTGCCGTTCCTCTACGTACCGGAGCACGCGGCCAAGGTGTGGGGCGGATCCCTCGCGCAGGGCGCCGCGCTGCGCGACCCGGCCCTCGGCCCCCTGTCGGTCGTGGCCGGAGGGCTCCTCGCCGTCGGGGAGGACGCGGAGGCGGTACGCGATCTGATGCGGCCCACCGTCGCGCTGTACGTCGGCGGCATGGGCGCACCGGGCCGCAACTTCTACCACGACCTCGTGTGCTCCTACGGCTACGAGGCGGAAGCCGCCGCGATACAGGAGCACTTCCTGGCCGGCCGCAAGAAGGACGCGGAGGCCACCGTCCCGGCCGAACTGTGCGAACTGGTCAGCCTGGCCGGACCCGAGGGCTATGTGCGGGACCGCGTCGAGGCGTTCCGGGAGTCGGGCGTCACCATGCTCAACGTGACGCCCGTCGGGCCCGAACCCGCCCGTCTGGTGGAGCGCGTCAAGGAGTGGCTGTGA
- a CDS encoding TetR/AcrR family transcriptional regulator, producing MTTSANDSLLARAIARPETEEKVARRILDAALDQFTTFGLRRSSMDDVAKRAGVSRVTVYRRFQTKDGLVEACLLREGSRFFQKLDTAVAALPTMEERVVEGFVVALRYTRAHPLFGGLLRLEPEVVLPYLTVQGGPSLEATCDYLTAHLRRAQQVEGRGDSDPRPVAELMIRVAVSFLLNPSSCIEMEDEDQARAFARRYLAPLLDA from the coding sequence ATGACGACTTCTGCGAACGACTCCCTGCTCGCCCGGGCCATCGCCCGGCCCGAGACGGAGGAAAAGGTGGCGCGGCGCATCCTGGACGCCGCACTGGATCAGTTCACGACGTTCGGCCTGCGCCGCTCCTCCATGGACGACGTCGCCAAACGGGCCGGGGTCTCCAGGGTCACGGTCTACCGCCGGTTCCAGACCAAGGACGGACTGGTCGAGGCCTGCCTGCTGCGCGAGGGCAGCAGGTTCTTCCAGAAACTGGACACCGCCGTGGCGGCGCTGCCGACCATGGAGGAGCGGGTCGTCGAAGGTTTCGTGGTGGCCCTGCGGTACACCAGGGCCCATCCGCTCTTCGGCGGCCTGCTGCGCCTCGAACCCGAGGTGGTGCTGCCCTACCTGACCGTCCAGGGAGGCCCCTCGCTCGAAGCCACCTGCGACTACCTGACAGCCCATCTGCGACGCGCTCAGCAGGTCGAGGGGCGCGGCGACTCCGACCCCCGGCCGGTCGCCGAACTGATGATCCGCGTCGCCGTCTCCTTCCTGCTGAACCCGTCGAGCTGCATCGAGATGGAGGACGAGGACCAGGCCCGCGCCTTCGCCCGCCGCTACCTCGCCCCGCTCCTGGACGCCTGA
- a CDS encoding TetR/AcrR family transcriptional regulator — MSSEPSPAVVSPGEHWRSYGPLDLHPILLHAMEAFNEHGYHGTSVRDIATRVGVTVPALYYHYENKQALLTTLLETSMKDVLDRCRAAASEAGDDPLPRFCGMVESIVLYMANRKGMAFLDTEIRSLEPENRARYVALRDYLQHMLLDTVRAGIREGAFTTPIPADAVRAILTMCQGVANWYRTEGPLTAEEVARRHVLLSLGTVGYAGPPFGGGTGADIGADVGTGAGRTGRVGRVGRIRQQQAVREPRADH, encoded by the coding sequence TTGAGCAGCGAACCGAGCCCGGCCGTCGTCTCTCCCGGGGAGCACTGGCGCTCGTACGGTCCGCTCGATCTGCACCCCATCCTTCTGCACGCCATGGAGGCCTTCAACGAACACGGCTACCACGGCACTTCGGTGCGGGACATAGCCACCCGGGTCGGCGTCACGGTGCCCGCGCTGTACTACCACTACGAGAACAAGCAGGCCCTGCTCACCACATTGCTGGAGACGTCCATGAAAGACGTCCTGGACCGCTGCCGGGCCGCGGCCTCCGAAGCGGGCGACGATCCGCTGCCACGCTTCTGCGGCATGGTGGAGTCGATCGTGCTCTACATGGCCAACCGCAAGGGCATGGCCTTCCTGGACACCGAGATCCGCAGCCTGGAGCCCGAGAACCGGGCCCGGTACGTGGCGCTGCGCGACTATCTGCAGCACATGCTGCTGGACACCGTCCGGGCCGGGATCCGCGAGGGCGCGTTCACCACACCGATCCCGGCCGACGCGGTGCGGGCGATCCTCACCATGTGCCAGGGCGTGGCCAACTGGTACCGCACGGAAGGCCCGTTGACCGCCGAGGAGGTCGCCCGGCGGCACGTCCTGCTCAGCCTCGGCACGGTGGGGTACGCGGGGCCGCCCTTCGGCGGCGGCACGGGCGCCGACATCGGTGCCGACGTCGGCACCGGCGCCGGTCGCACAGGTCGAGTCGGCCGCGTCGGCCGCATACGACAGCAGCAGGCCGTGCGCGAACCGCGCGCCGATCACTGA
- a CDS encoding DUF5713 family protein — translation MPITNEQVAGHAFLRQLYADPYYPDHVVDKGKAILLRLCRRIEAERPADLANLYVLTHAATDEFNLLEAEFEAAGSEIETVAREEIAEDFWFVSSAYGFSDADAEELIATREW, via the coding sequence ATGCCGATCACGAATGAGCAGGTGGCGGGGCACGCGTTTCTGCGGCAGTTGTACGCGGACCCGTACTACCCCGATCACGTCGTCGACAAGGGCAAGGCGATCCTGCTGCGGCTGTGCCGGCGGATCGAGGCCGAGCGGCCGGCGGATCTGGCGAACCTGTACGTGCTCACGCATGCCGCGACAGATGAGTTCAACCTGTTGGAGGCGGAGTTCGAGGCGGCCGGGAGCGAGATCGAGACGGTGGCCCGGGAGGAGATCGCCGAGGATTTCTGGTTCGTCTCGTCGGCCTACGGGTTCAGCGACGCCGACGCGGAGGAACTGATCGCCACTCGGGAGTGGTGA